A genomic window from Plasmodium malariae genome assembly, chromosome: 10 includes:
- the PmUG01_10025400 gene encoding V-type proton ATPase 16 kDa proteolipid subunit, putative, producing MRPCDPNSAFFGFMGIAASSIFSNLGAAFGTAKSGVGVCSVGVMRPDLIMKSILPVVMAGVLGIYGIIMSILIYGRMTPAAEYSTFLGYTHLSSGLIVGLSSLAAGLAIGIVGDAGVRANAQQNRLFIGMILILVFSETLALYGLIIGIYISISEPTKLCASYATQ from the exons ATGCGACCATGTGATCCTAATTCAGCTTTTTTTGGATTTATGGGAATTGCTGCATCCTCCATTTTTTCCA ATTTGGGGGCTGCCTTTGGTACGGCCAAAAGTGGAGTAGGGGTATGTAGTGTGGGTGTTATGAGGCCTGATCTAATTATGAAATCGATATTACCTGTAGTTATGGCTGGTGTGCTTGGTATTTATGGAATTATTATGTCTATTCTTATATACGGAAGAA TGACTCCAGCTGCTGAGTACTCCACTTTTTTGGGATACACACATTTATCATCTGGGTTAATAGTTGGATTAAGTTCATTA GCTGCCGGATTAGCTATTGGAATTGTTGGTGATGCAGGTGTAAGAGCCAATGCGCAACAAAACAGACTGTTCATTGGAATGATTTTAATTCTTGTTTTTTCAGAAACCCTTGCATTATATG GTTTAATTATCGGTATTTACATTTCCATATCAGAACCGACGAAGCTTTGCGCATCATATGCAACACAataa
- the PmUG01_10025500 gene encoding mitochondrial ribosomal protein L14 precursor, putative: protein MIRLTQLFSGLWRQSMVRCADNSGVIKACIIGIGKNKWGTGKIGDRIRVSIRDKTSECGISEKTPKGIIVRRKKETKRKDGSYIKFDDNAFVIIAKNKLKATKIKGPVAMETRHNCRNLARYIF, encoded by the coding sequence ATGATACGGCTAACGCAACTTTTTAGTGGTCTTTGGAGGCAGTCCATGGTCCGATGTGCAGATAACAGTGGAGTCATAAAGGCATGTATAATTGGAATTGGAAAGAATAAATGGGGTACAGGAAAAATAGGAGATAGGATAAGAGTGTCTATACGAGATAAAACTAGCGAATGTGGTATTTCAGAAAAGACTCCTAAAGGAATTATTGtaaggagaaaaaaagaaactaaAAGAAAAGATGGCAGTTACATAAAATTTGATGACAATGCATTTGTTATTatagcaaaaaataaattgaaggcgacaaaaattaaaggacCTGTTGCAATGGAAACTAGACATAATTGTAGAAATTTGGCTaggtacattttttaa